The Henckelia pumila isolate YLH828 chromosome 2, ASM3356847v2, whole genome shotgun sequence genome includes a window with the following:
- the LOC140878733 gene encoding uncharacterized protein — MNFHEGGPSNFSFNAPLPPSDGEEQPSAMINNEFHLINQQQMVLSQLISATVVADYFQEGWAGQYVGRSGKPTIILEAVADYELWIWHAYFGLPGSNNNINVLSKSHLFANLANGVAPPANYVIQGKEYTMKYYLADGIYPKWATLVQIIHNPQGPKRQYFAVRQDSCIKDVERAFGTVLQSKWTIITGPTRFWSKLVLHDIMTTCIIMHNMIIEDEKDEHVSVIDYREAPTPYVERAHDEHVRFQEFFARHCQIKDNLAHYALRDALIDHLWEEYSNSEY; from the exons ATGAATTTTCATGAGGGAGGTCcttcaaatttttctttcaatgcACCCTTGCCACCATCTGATGGCGAAGAGCAGCCTAGTGCCATGATAAATAATGAGTTTCATCTCATTAACCAACAACAAATGGTTTTAAGCCAACTAATTAGCGCTACCGTTGTCGCGGATTACTTCCAAGAAG GTTGGGCTGGACAATATGTTGGTCGTAGCGGAAAGCCAACAATCATTTTGGAGGCCGTAGCAGATTACGAGTTGTGGATATGGCATGCATATTTTGGTTTGCCTGGTTCAAACAACAACATTAATGTGTTGTCAAAATCTCATTTATTTGCTAATTTGGCCAACGGTGTAGCTCCTCCTGCTAATTATGTCATACAAGGGAAAGAATACACCATGAAATATTATCTAGCCGACGGTATATATCCAAAGTGGGCCACTCTGGTGCAAATAATACACAATCCACAAGGTCCAAAGAGACAATATTTTGCAGTACGACAAGATAGTTGTATAAAAGATGTAGAACGAGCATTTGGTACTGTACTTCAATCAAAGTGGACAATAATTACTGGACCAACCCGATTCTGGAGCAAACTAGTCTTGCATGATATCATGACAACATGCATAATAATGCATAATATGATTATTGAAGATGAAAAGGATGAGCATGTATCAGTTATAGATTATCGCGAAGCACCCACCCCATATGTTGAAAGGGCACATGATGAGCATGTTCGATTTCAAGAGTTTTTTGCACGACATTGTCAAATAAAAGATAATTTGGCTCactatgcacttcgggatgctCTTATCGATCATTTGTGGGAGGAGTATAGTAATTCGGAATATTAG